The proteins below are encoded in one region of Juglans microcarpa x Juglans regia isolate MS1-56 chromosome 4D, Jm3101_v1.0, whole genome shotgun sequence:
- the LOC121260955 gene encoding zinc finger CCCH domain-containing protein 54, whose product MLNGINPGFYDFSEQQFPQVVTPSEFNSDHIDNAVFGSDEFRMYAFKIKRCPRVRSHDWTECPYAHRGEKAQRRDPSKFNYSAIACPAFRMNGKCPKGDACEFAHGVFEYWLHPARYRTRACNAGKYCQRKVCFFAHTPEQLRSETKYKFHYAYRARNNGGDRSNGNERAISSVPPVPEQLTRKKNESNCFDGVSEFLKTLRGLKIRDCEEAGDQRSSTSNCWELPDSDLPHLGWISELLQ is encoded by the coding sequence atgttgaatggCATCAATCCCGGTTTCTACGATTTCTCCGAGCAGCAGTTTCCCCAAGTCGTCACTCCTTCAGAGTTCAATTCTGACCACATTGACAACGCCGTGTTTGGCTCAGATGAGTTCCGCATGTACGCCTTTAAGATCAAGCGATGCCCGAGAGTGCGAAGCCACGACTGGACCGAGTGCCCCTACGCGCACCGAGGCGAAAAGGCCCAGCGCCGGGACCCAAGTAAATTCAACTACTCGGCCATCGCCTGCCCCGCCTTCCGCATGAACGGGAAATGCCCTAAGGGCGATGCCTGTGAGTTTGCGCACGGAGTTTTCGAGTACTGGCTGCACCCCGCAAGGTACCGCACGCGTGCATGCAATGCCGGCAAATATTGCCAACGTAAGGTATGTTTTTTCGCCCACACGCCCGAGCAACTGCGATCGGAGACCAAATACAAGTTCCATTACGCTTACCGGGCACGAAATAACGGTGGGGAtagatcaaatggaaatgagagAGCCATATCATCAGTACCACCGGTGCCGGAACAGTTGACGAGGAAGAAGAATGAGAGTAATTGTTTTGATGGTGTTTCGGagtttttgaaaacattgaggGGCTTGAAGATTAGGGATTGCGAGGAGGCAGGGGATCAGAGGAGCTCTACTTCTAATTGCTGGGAATTACCAGATTCGGATTTGCCTCATCTCGGTTGGATTTCAGAGCTGTTgcagtaa
- the LOC121260957 gene encoding LOW QUALITY PROTEIN: cyclic nucleotide-gated ion channel 2-like (The sequence of the model RefSeq protein was modified relative to this genomic sequence to represent the inferred CDS: deleted 1 base in 1 codon) has translation MSSLSRWIEMSRNPDKNNNRNRNSHSISDGDHEPIATTKNFNECSACTQVGVPVFHSIHSDCNLRRPSWGPFGRVSDPRSKRVLRWNRAVLLARGMALALDPLFFYTISLSPSGAPCFYINVALAAILTVVRTCVDLVHLCHLLLQLRLAYVSTESLVVGCGKLVWDARAIASHNLRSLKGFWLDAFVILPVPQVVTWLIVPKLLKEEGIKLIMTILLVTYLFQFLPKLYHSIYLLRKLQKVTGYIFGKDWWRLHLNLLAYFIASHVAGGCWYALSTQRLVSCLQQQYSCDRPRINNYCNLSLFCSEGIGTCLYNQSPATTINRSLCLDVDGPFNFGIYSEARPVFSSNSLALTILYPIYWGFLNLSTFGNVLEPSSNWLELIVSICITLAGLALFITLVGNIQIFLHTVTATKKEMQLRYRDMERWMKRRQLPSHLRRRVRHFERQRGAAMGGLDEMELIRDLPDGLRRDIKRYLCIDLVKKVPLFQVLDDLILDNICDMVTPLFFSRGERIIREGDPVHRMIFIVNGRLNRRQALGKGFITTSTVLEAGSFLGEDLLSWCLHQPFRDRLPSSPATFVCLESVEAYGLDACNLRFITEHFRYKFSSDGLIKRTMRYYSSNWRTWGAVIIQFAWRRYRIRARRSAVVTTDHLDPLMQNRSGSTENLLDVQDAAILFMSLRPHDHLE, from the exons ATGTCCTCCCTCTCAAG gtGGATAGAGATGTCAAGAAATCCTGACAAGAATaataacagaaacagaaacagccATAGCATTAGCGATGGCGATCATGAGCCTATTGCAACTACGAAGAACTTCAACGAATGCTCTGCCTGCACTCAGGTGGGTGTCCCTGTTTTCCACTCCATCCACTCTGACTGTAACCTTCGCCGCCCCAGCTGGGGCCCTTTCGGGAGAGTTTCGGACCCACGAAGCAAGCGCGTGCTGAGGTGGAACCGTGCCGTCTTGCTGGCACGTGGCATGGCTTTGGCCTTGGATCCTCTGTTCTTCTACACGATTTCCTTAAGCCCGAGTGGTGCCCCATGTTTCTACATAAACGTTGCGTTGGCTGCTATCCTCACCGTTGTTCGCACGTGTGTGGACTTGGTTCATCTGTGCCATCTCTTGCTCCAGTTAAGGCTGGCGTACGTGTCGACCGAATCTTTGGTTGTTGGGTGTGGGAAGCTGGTGTGGGACGCACGTGCGATTGCATCTCACAACCTGCGTTCCCTGAAGGGTTTCTGGTTGGATGCTTTTGTAATACTTCCGGTTCCTCAG GTGGTAACGTGGTTAATAGTCCCAAAATTGCTCAAAGAAGAAGGGATTAAGCTGATAATGACAATACTTTTAGTAACCTACTTGTTTCAATTCCTTCCCAAACTCTACCATAGCATTTACTTGTTGAGGAAACTGCAAAAGGTCACAGGTTATATCTTTGGCAAAGATTGGTGGCGTTTGCACCTTAATCTCCTTGCCTACTTCATTGCTTCTCAT GTTGCAGGGGGATGCTGGTATGCCCTTTCAACACAACGACTTGTGTCGTGCCTCCAGCAACAGTACTCATGTGACAGACCAAGGATTAACAACTACTgtaatctctctttattttgctCAGAGGGAATTGGTACTTGTCTTTATAACCAGTCTCCAGCAACAACAATTAATAGGTCATTATGCTTGGATGTCGATGGGCCTTTCAATTTTGGGATCTATTCGGAGGCACGTCCAGTATTTTCTAGCAATTCCCTCGCTCTTACCATCCTCTATCCCATATACTGGGGCTTTCTGAACCttag CACTTTCGGAAATGTTCTTGAGCCTTCAAGTAACTGGTTGGAATTGATAGTCAGTATTTGCATCACGCTTGCGGGCTTGGCACTCTTCATTACTTTGGTTGGCAACATCCAG ATATTTCTGCATACGGTCACGGCAACTAAGAAAGAAATGCAGCTGAGATATCGAGATATGGAGAGGTGGATGAAAAGAAGGCAGTTGCCATCTCATTTGAGACGGAGAGTTCGCCATTTTGAACGCCAAAGAGGGGCCGCCATGGGAGGATTGGATGAGATGGAATTGATCAGAGATTTGCCAGATGGCCTCCGTAGGGACATTAAACGTTATCTTTGCATAGATCTTGTCAAGAAG gtTCCTCTATTCCAAGTGTTGGACGATCTTATTCTTGACAACATCTGCGATATGGTCACACCCCTTTTCTTTTCCAGGGGCGAAAGG ATTATTAGAGAAGGAGATCCTGTTCACAggatgatatttatagttaatGGACGCCTAAACCGTCGCCAAGCGCTTGGTAAAGGGTTCATAACGACGAGTACTGTGCTTGAAGCTGGTAGCTTTCTGGGTGAAGATCTCCTATCCTGGTGCCTCCACCAACCTTTTAGAGATCGGCTTCCGTCCTCACCTGCAACATTTGTTTGTCTAGAGTCCGTAGAAGCATATGGTCTGGATGCTTGCAATCTCCGATTTATAACCGAACATTTCCGTTACAAGTTTTCCAGCGATGGACTAATTAAGAGGACGATGAGATACTACTCGTCCAATTGGCGAACATGGGGAGCCGTCATAATACAGTTTGCTTGGCGTCGCTACAGGATAAGAGCTAGGAGATCAGCAGTAGT